In Halanaeroarchaeum sp. HSR-CO, one DNA window encodes the following:
- a CDS encoding FAD-dependent oxidoreductase yields the protein MHIGDVNLRNEFVMAPIKTGYSDGDGGVTDRHRRFYRRRADHVGAIIPEPLYLDESLREVPTQMGIANDDAVPGLRTLTEAIHEGGAKAIAHLNHPGRMANPGIEGTVHLSASATTCERTGVTPDRMSKEQIDTAIEQFAEGARRAEQAGFDVIELQFGHGYLVAQFFSPAVNDRVDEYGGSFENRTRFGREVFDAVQAAVDVPVMIRLTADDTVEGGIAFREARAFSQELADRGAAAFHVTMGTLCATPPYFFQHMYTPKGDPWEYADALQADLDVPVAAVGRINEFDDVETVREDLDVEMIALGRALVADPDFLGKYLGEVDGPVRPCMACSDGCLGGVKSGDGLGCVINPSVGDPDELRFGTATEPAEYAVVGGGPAGMAAAEVLAERGHDVDLYEAEALGGAFRWAPLPPGKDSLQKGLEYFTEVLERADAIDVTLERATEGDLEDYDGAVVATGSEPLVPPIDGLEAAGYDGAEILDAAAMPTDERVLVIGGGFVGLETADALARAGNEVVVVELLPAVGGNMIDLEKGPLLSRLESEAAVEINRETDLQAIDGDTAIGETDGQERTWTGIDRYVLATGVQSYDPFDHETLSIPTWTVGDAADPGKAEDAIASAYETARSL from the coding sequence ATGCACATAGGCGACGTCAACCTCCGCAACGAGTTCGTCATGGCACCGATCAAGACCGGCTACAGCGACGGTGACGGTGGCGTCACCGACCGTCACCGACGGTTCTATCGCCGACGCGCCGACCACGTGGGCGCAATCATCCCCGAGCCCCTGTATCTCGACGAGTCCCTCAGGGAGGTGCCGACCCAGATGGGGATCGCGAACGACGATGCCGTCCCGGGCCTTCGGACGCTGACCGAGGCCATCCACGAGGGGGGCGCGAAAGCCATCGCCCACCTCAACCACCCGGGCCGGATGGCCAACCCGGGGATCGAGGGCACCGTCCACCTGTCGGCCTCGGCGACGACCTGCGAGCGGACGGGCGTGACACCCGACCGAATGAGCAAAGAACAGATCGATACGGCGATCGAGCAGTTCGCCGAGGGGGCACGGCGGGCCGAGCAGGCCGGCTTCGACGTGATCGAGTTGCAGTTCGGTCACGGATACCTGGTGGCGCAGTTTTTCTCCCCGGCCGTCAACGACCGGGTCGACGAGTACGGCGGCTCCTTCGAGAACCGGACGCGGTTCGGACGCGAGGTCTTCGACGCGGTACAGGCCGCGGTCGACGTCCCCGTCATGATCCGACTCACGGCCGACGACACGGTCGAGGGCGGGATCGCGTTCCGGGAGGCGAGGGCGTTCTCCCAGGAGCTGGCCGACCGGGGAGCGGCCGCCTTCCACGTGACGATGGGGACGCTGTGTGCCACGCCGCCGTACTTCTTCCAGCACATGTACACGCCGAAAGGCGACCCCTGGGAGTACGCCGACGCCCTCCAGGCGGACCTCGACGTCCCGGTCGCGGCGGTCGGCCGCATCAACGAGTTCGACGACGTCGAGACGGTCCGCGAGGACCTCGACGTCGAGATGATCGCGCTGGGCCGAGCCCTCGTGGCAGACCCGGACTTCCTCGGCAAGTACCTCGGCGAGGTCGACGGACCGGTCAGACCCTGTATGGCCTGCAGCGACGGCTGTCTGGGTGGTGTCAAGTCCGGCGACGGGCTGGGCTGTGTCATCAACCCCTCGGTGGGAGACCCCGACGAACTCCGGTTCGGCACGGCGACGGAGCCTGCCGAGTACGCCGTCGTCGGCGGTGGTCCCGCCGGGATGGCCGCCGCGGAGGTTCTCGCCGAGCGCGGCCACGACGTCGACCTCTACGAGGCCGAGGCCCTGGGCGGCGCGTTCCGCTGGGCACCGCTGCCACCCGGCAAGGACAGCCTCCAGAAGGGCCTCGAGTATTTCACCGAGGTCCTCGAGCGCGCCGACGCCATCGACGTCACCCTGGAGCGGGCGACCGAGGGCGACCTCGAGGACTACGATGGCGCTGTCGTCGCGACTGGCTCGGAGCCCCTCGTGCCCCCCATAGATGGGCTCGAAGCGGCGGGCTACGACGGGGCCGAGATCCTGGACGCGGCTGCCATGCCGACCGACGAGCGGGTGCTCGTGATCGGCGGCGGGTTCGTCGGCCTCGAGACGGCCGACGCGCTCGCCCGGGCCGGAAACGAGGTCGTCGTCGTCGAGTTGCTCCCGGCGGTCGGCGGCAACATGATCGACCTCGAGAAGGGGCCGCTGCTCTCGCGCCTTGAGTCCGAGGCGGCGGTCGAGATCAACCGCGAGACCGACCTCCAGGCGATCGACGGCGACACCGCGATCGGCGAAACCGACGGCCAAGAGCGCACCTGGACGGGCATCGACCGGTACGTCCTCGCGACCGGCGTCCAGTCCTACGATCCCTTCGATCACGAAACGCTCTCGATCCCCACCTGGACGGTCGGCGACGCGGCCGATCCGGGGAAGGCCGAGGACGCGATCGCCTCGGCCTACGAGACGGCACGGTCGCTCTGA
- a CDS encoding helix-turn-helix domain-containing protein produces MHRDDGSAPNRRRNETHTGKARGTARGDGAKRNGRGGGGRNGSARDGDSDGSRRRRSGGGRGREGRGRRRNDRGQYVDAVTEQEILALFEETPGPVLTTSDLAEVYDMTTEGARRKLNDLCDAGILDRRKTGRTRVYWRIDDRATA; encoded by the coding sequence ATGCACCGAGACGACGGCTCCGCACCGAACCGACGCCGAAACGAGACGCACACCGGGAAAGCCAGGGGAACGGCACGCGGCGATGGAGCCAAGCGGAACGGCCGCGGTGGCGGCGGCCGCAACGGGAGCGCCCGCGACGGCGACTCGGACGGCAGCCGGAGACGGCGGAGTGGCGGCGGACGGGGTCGCGAAGGACGCGGTCGGCGGCGAAACGACAGGGGGCAGTACGTCGACGCCGTCACCGAGCAGGAGATTCTCGCGCTCTTCGAGGAGACCCCCGGGCCGGTGCTCACCACCAGCGACCTGGCGGAGGTCTACGACATGACGACGGAAGGCGCCCGACGCAAACTCAACGACCTCTGTGACGCCGGGATTCTCGACCGGCGGAAGACGGGACGCACCCGCGTGTACTGGCGGATCGACGACCGCGCGACCGCCTGA
- a CDS encoding type 1 glutamine amidotransferase → MQSPRIVLLDASLGDTPAERNFRREVEAEIEAYKVSEGADPPPVAESDGRSYDGAIISGSQASVYDDEAWIEAVADWTRAAIRESIPVLGVCWGHQLVAAATGGTVEPIGRYEIGYRTIEVTDDDPLFDGMPADFVAFETHSDEVTTLPEDAVELARNDCTIQSFRVGSAYGVQFHPEYDLQTTRWIVDGKDLQPEREAAIREDLTRDRYQEASTATRVFDNFLAMVDDAST, encoded by the coding sequence ATGCAATCGCCCCGAATCGTTCTGCTCGACGCCTCGCTCGGCGACACCCCCGCCGAGCGGAACTTCCGGCGGGAAGTCGAAGCCGAAATCGAGGCGTACAAAGTGAGCGAGGGAGCGGACCCGCCACCGGTCGCGGAGTCCGACGGCCGATCCTACGACGGGGCGATCATCAGCGGTTCGCAAGCGTCGGTGTACGACGACGAGGCGTGGATCGAGGCGGTCGCGGACTGGACACGGGCCGCGATCCGGGAATCGATCCCGGTGTTGGGCGTCTGCTGGGGGCATCAGCTCGTGGCGGCTGCCACGGGCGGCACTGTCGAGCCCATCGGTCGGTACGAAATCGGGTATCGGACTATCGAGGTCACCGACGACGACCCGCTCTTCGACGGGATGCCCGCGGATTTCGTCGCCTTCGAGACGCACTCCGACGAGGTCACAACCCTTCCCGAGGACGCGGTCGAACTCGCGCGCAACGACTGTACGATACAGTCTTTCCGAGTGGGGAGCGCCTACGGGGTGCAGTTCCATCCCGAATACGACCTCCAGACGACCCGGTGGATCGTCGACGGGAAGGACCTCCAGCCGGAGCGTGAGGCGGCAATCCGTGAGGATCTCACGCGAGACCGGTATCAGGAGGCCAGCACCGCGACCCGGGTGTTCGACAACTTCCTCGCCATGGTCGACGACGCGTCGACGTGA
- a CDS encoding cation:proton antiporter, whose product MAAVSLLEIGIALTAIALAGTLALRVGLSVIPAYILVGILVGPNEPTAIGMVPLTLVEHSEFVDLLAELGIVFLLFFLGLEFSIGQLLDDRARIATIGSLDFVVNFGLGVALGVAFGYSLLETLFIAGIVYISSSAVITKSLIDNGWVANRESSPILGTLVFEDVLIAVYLALLSAVALGEGSTTDAAISVGVAFVFLGALTLVAFYGTEQLERAFETDSDELFLLRILSITTLVAGAALAAGLSEAVAAFFVGTAFSATGHVGRIENVVTPARDFFAAVFFFAIGLTTDVTLLPEVAWLLLAAVVLTTAGKLVSGTVSGSVYDLSRVRSVRVGLGLVPRGEFSLVLAALATSVGTGALGTVIPAFAVGYVLVMSILGTVLIQNASLLETGLARLWASETNE is encoded by the coding sequence ATGGCGGCGGTATCGCTCCTCGAGATCGGGATCGCCCTGACGGCCATCGCACTGGCCGGAACACTCGCCCTGCGCGTCGGGCTCTCGGTCATCCCGGCGTACATCCTGGTCGGCATCCTCGTCGGCCCGAACGAGCCGACCGCCATCGGGATGGTGCCATTGACACTCGTCGAGCACAGCGAGTTCGTCGACCTCCTCGCGGAACTCGGGATCGTCTTCCTGTTGTTCTTCCTTGGACTCGAGTTCAGCATCGGACAGTTACTCGACGATCGGGCCCGGATCGCCACCATCGGGTCGCTGGACTTCGTGGTCAACTTCGGTCTGGGCGTCGCACTCGGGGTCGCCTTCGGCTATAGCCTCCTCGAGACGCTGTTCATCGCCGGTATCGTCTACATCTCCTCGAGCGCCGTGATCACGAAGTCGCTCATCGACAACGGGTGGGTCGCCAACCGTGAGAGCAGCCCGATCCTGGGGACTCTCGTCTTCGAGGACGTCCTCATCGCCGTGTATTTGGCACTGCTCTCGGCGGTCGCCCTCGGTGAGGGGTCGACGACGGACGCCGCCATCTCCGTGGGCGTCGCGTTCGTGTTCCTCGGTGCGCTAACACTCGTGGCGTTCTACGGGACCGAGCAGTTAGAGCGAGCGTTCGAGACCGACTCGGACGAGTTGTTCTTGTTGCGCATCCTGAGCATCACGACGCTCGTCGCTGGTGCGGCGCTCGCCGCTGGCCTCAGCGAGGCCGTCGCCGCGTTCTTCGTCGGGACGGCGTTTAGCGCGACCGGACACGTCGGGCGCATCGAAAACGTTGTGACCCCGGCCCGTGACTTCTTCGCCGCCGTGTTCTTTTTCGCCATCGGTCTCACCACCGACGTCACCCTCCTTCCGGAGGTGGCCTGGCTGCTCCTGGCCGCCGTCGTCCTGACGACCGCTGGAAAACTGGTGAGCGGGACCGTCTCGGGGTCGGTCTACGACCTGAGTCGGGTCCGGTCGGTGCGGGTCGGCCTCGGCCTCGTTCCGCGCGGCGAGTTCTCACTCGTCCTCGCGGCGCTCGCGACGAGTGTCGGGACCGGAGCTCTCGGCACCGTCATCCCGGCGTTCGCCGTCGGCTACGTGCTCGTGATGAGCATCCTCGGGACAGTACTGATACAGAACGCCAGTCTGCTCGAGACGGGACTCGCCCGGCTCTGGGCATCCGAAACGAACGAATGA
- a CDS encoding cation:proton antiporter regulatory subunit, translating to MTIYETDVPGVGHKFELELEGEERLVVLIHHDGKRELYRRPGPDQDSEKLFTLTGKRARQLGSILEGAYFQPVELEETTVPLGDAIIEWVDIEGTTPVVGNTLREANLRERTGISVIAIQRGETTIPNPDPTTEISADDILVAIGTREQHQAFADLLTDEEASDES from the coding sequence ATGACCATCTACGAGACCGACGTCCCCGGCGTCGGCCACAAGTTCGAACTCGAACTCGAGGGCGAGGAACGACTCGTCGTTCTGATCCACCACGACGGGAAACGCGAGCTGTATCGCCGGCCGGGGCCGGACCAGGACAGCGAGAAGTTGTTCACGCTGACGGGCAAACGAGCCCGACAGCTCGGTTCGATACTCGAAGGGGCGTACTTCCAGCCGGTCGAACTCGAAGAGACGACGGTCCCGCTCGGCGACGCGATCATCGAATGGGTCGATATCGAGGGGACGACGCCGGTGGTCGGAAACACCCTCCGGGAAGCCAACCTCAGAGAGCGAACTGGCATCTCCGTCATCGCCATCCAGCGCGGCGAGACCACCATCCCGAATCCCGACCCGACGACGGAGATCAGCGCGGACGACATCCTCGTCGCCATCGGAACCAGAGAGCAACACCAGGCGTTCGCCGACCTGCTCACCGACGAAGAAGCGTCGGACGAATCGTGA
- a CDS encoding NifU family protein, giving the protein MSTESGDVTDLRERVTDFLSRNFPQIQMHGGTAVIESLDAESGEVTLRLAGACSGCGISPMTVQAIKSRMAAEIPEIETVHADADGDTAADTPF; this is encoded by the coding sequence ATGAGCACCGAGAGCGGGGACGTGACCGATCTACGGGAACGAGTTACGGACTTTCTCAGCCGTAACTTCCCGCAGATCCAGATGCACGGGGGGACGGCCGTCATCGAGAGTCTCGACGCCGAGTCCGGAGAGGTCACCCTCCGTCTCGCAGGTGCCTGCAGCGGCTGCGGTATCTCGCCGATGACCGTCCAGGCGATCAAATCACGGATGGCCGCAGAGATCCCGGAGATCGAGACGGTCCACGCGGACGCCGACGGCGACACGGCCGCGGACACCCCGTTCTAA
- a CDS encoding helix-turn-helix domain-containing protein, whose translation MSAGIRAQIRIGNATSCPVAQASDDGVACYNVSKRVEPDTGRVTEEFATDANGDLEDIDGLESVFSYGQKSVYRFQRDFGDDCACEMVEQFNAPIVEVQAENGDLSMTFHAQTMEDLRDAVSTLRENYDGVDVQRLVSSKDEDGADDLVFVDRGELTDRQREVLETAFQMGYFEHPKGANAGEVAESLGITTSTFTEHLAAAQSKLLKTILDGADAVKPRATA comes from the coding sequence ATGAGCGCAGGAATCAGAGCACAGATCCGAATCGGCAATGCAACCAGCTGTCCCGTCGCCCAGGCGTCGGACGATGGCGTGGCGTGCTACAACGTCTCCAAGCGCGTCGAACCCGACACCGGCCGCGTCACCGAGGAGTTCGCCACCGACGCGAACGGCGATCTCGAGGACATCGACGGGCTCGAATCGGTGTTCTCCTACGGCCAGAAGTCCGTCTACCGCTTCCAGCGGGACTTCGGGGACGACTGCGCCTGCGAGATGGTCGAGCAGTTCAACGCACCGATCGTCGAGGTGCAGGCCGAGAACGGCGACCTCTCGATGACGTTCCACGCGCAGACGATGGAGGACCTGCGGGACGCCGTGAGCACGCTCCGAGAGAACTACGACGGCGTCGACGTCCAACGGCTCGTCAGCTCGAAGGACGAAGACGGCGCAGACGATCTCGTGTTCGTGGATCGCGGCGAACTCACCGATCGCCAGCGGGAGGTTCTCGAGACGGCCTTCCAGATGGGCTACTTCGAGCACCCGAAGGGAGCCAACGCCGGCGAGGTCGCCGAATCGCTGGGGATCACGACCTCGACGTTCACCGAGCACCTCGCCGCGGCACAGTCGAAGCTCCTGAAGACCATCCTCGACGGCGCGGACGCGGTGAAACCGCGAGCGACGGCCTGA
- a CDS encoding helix-turn-helix domain-containing protein produces MSAGIRAELSLDAKTSCPVARIADDAETATQSISKTTAPDTATVTEEFVLDGPADVDAEPDVEEVFSYGSERVYRFERSVDRPCPCESVEEYGSPVLDVAAESGSLEMAFHADDMDHLQQVVTSLRRQYDEVNVNRLLRSRNGDTEAADLVLVDRSELTARQEEVLNTAHQLGYFDHPKGANAGDVAESLGITTSTFTEHLAAAQSKLLSAILQP; encoded by the coding sequence ATGAGTGCGGGTATTCGAGCCGAACTGTCTCTCGACGCGAAGACGTCGTGTCCAGTCGCCCGGATCGCCGACGATGCGGAGACCGCGACGCAGTCAATCTCGAAGACGACTGCGCCGGATACCGCGACCGTCACCGAGGAATTCGTTCTCGACGGGCCGGCCGACGTCGACGCCGAACCGGACGTCGAAGAAGTCTTCTCCTACGGATCGGAGCGGGTCTACCGGTTCGAGCGATCGGTCGACCGACCGTGTCCATGCGAATCCGTCGAGGAGTACGGATCGCCGGTCCTCGACGTCGCCGCCGAGTCGGGGTCGCTCGAGATGGCCTTCCACGCGGACGATATGGACCATCTCCAGCAGGTGGTCACGTCGCTGCGGCGCCAGTACGACGAGGTGAACGTCAACCGCCTCCTCCGGTCACGGAACGGCGATACCGAGGCGGCCGACCTGGTCCTCGTCGACCGGAGCGAACTGACCGCCCGTCAGGAGGAGGTCCTGAACACGGCCCATCAACTGGGATACTTCGACCATCCCAAAGGCGCGAATGCCGGCGACGTCGCGGAGTCGCTGGGGATCACGACCTCGACGTTCACCGAGCACCTCGCCGCGGCACAGTCGAAGCTCCTCTCGGCGATTCTGCAGCCATAG
- a CDS encoding DHH family phosphoesterase — MDAPVPALATRAEAAARRLREAEAVLLASHIDADGLTSAAIATTALERADIPVATTFEKQLDEEAIAAIAASDYETVLFTDFGSGQLDVVVEYADRAGFTPIVADHHQPADADAEFHVNPLLEGIDGGSELSGAGAAYVLARALADCGRDPEDHATDGNRDLAALAVVGAVGDMQTVDGELVGANARIVEEGVAAGVLDTAKDLAMYGTQTRPLPKLLEYANDVRIPGITNDQAGAVRFLDGLDLDLKADGDWRTWADLTHDERQTVVSALVRRAVRNGVPASRIDDLIGTSYTLPRETAGTVLRDASEFSTLLNATARYDRADVGLAVCLGERGAAFGEAERLLRTHRRNLSQGIEWVADHGVTREDNCQWFHAEDEIRETIVGIIAGMAFGADGVDRSVPMIAFAHAEDGETKVSARGNARLLRKGLDLSAVMQQASRAVGGDGGGHAVAAGATVPRGKETAFVEAADRILGEQLR; from the coding sequence ATGGACGCACCGGTTCCCGCTCTGGCCACCCGCGCCGAGGCCGCTGCCCGACGGCTCCGCGAAGCGGAGGCGGTACTGCTGGCCTCCCACATCGACGCCGACGGGCTCACCAGTGCCGCCATCGCCACCACGGCGCTCGAACGAGCCGACATCCCGGTGGCGACGACCTTCGAGAAGCAACTCGACGAGGAGGCCATCGCGGCCATCGCCGCGAGCGACTACGAAACCGTCCTGTTCACCGACTTCGGGAGTGGCCAACTCGACGTCGTCGTGGAGTACGCCGATCGGGCCGGCTTCACCCCGATCGTGGCCGACCACCACCAGCCGGCCGACGCCGACGCCGAGTTCCACGTCAACCCGCTACTGGAGGGCATCGACGGCGGCAGCGAACTGTCCGGCGCGGGGGCGGCGTACGTGCTCGCGCGGGCGCTCGCGGACTGCGGCCGCGACCCAGAGGACCACGCGACCGACGGGAACCGCGACCTCGCCGCGCTTGCCGTCGTCGGCGCCGTCGGCGACATGCAGACGGTCGACGGCGAACTCGTCGGCGCGAACGCCCGGATCGTCGAGGAGGGGGTCGCTGCCGGCGTACTGGATACCGCGAAGGACCTGGCGATGTACGGCACCCAGACCCGCCCACTCCCGAAGCTCCTCGAGTACGCGAACGACGTACGGATCCCGGGCATCACGAACGACCAGGCCGGTGCCGTTCGATTCCTGGACGGCCTCGATCTGGACCTCAAAGCTGACGGCGACTGGCGGACGTGGGCCGATCTGACCCACGACGAACGCCAGACAGTGGTCTCCGCGCTGGTCAGACGGGCGGTGCGAAACGGCGTTCCAGCGTCGCGGATCGACGATCTGATCGGTACCAGTTACACCCTGCCCCGGGAGACGGCTGGGACCGTGCTACGGGACGCCTCCGAGTTCTCCACCCTGCTCAACGCGACCGCTCGCTACGACCGGGCCGACGTCGGCCTGGCCGTCTGCCTCGGGGAGCGTGGAGCGGCCTTCGGCGAAGCGGAGCGCCTGTTACGCACCCACCGCCGAAACCTCTCACAGGGTATCGAGTGGGTGGCCGATCACGGCGTCACGCGGGAAGACAACTGCCAGTGGTTCCACGCCGAAGACGAGATCAGAGAGACCATCGTCGGCATTATCGCCGGCATGGCCTTCGGCGCGGACGGGGTGGACCGGTCGGTTCCGATGATCGCCTTCGCCCACGCTGAGGACGGGGAGACGAAGGTTTCCGCGCGGGGGAATGCGAGGCTACTCCGGAAGGGGCTCGACCTCTCGGCGGTCATGCAGCAGGCATCCCGGGCGGTCGGCGGCGACGGCGGGGGGCATGCCGTCGCGGCCGGCGCGACCGTTCCCCGAGGGAAGGAGACGGCGTTCGTCGAGGCCGCCGACCGCATCCTCGGTGAACAGCTACGCTGA
- a CDS encoding enoyl-CoA hydratase/isomerase family protein, with amino-acid sequence MIAYEQHDAAAWITLDRPGKKNALHLDGWRDLREALERAEAEASVAVLTGVADVFSAGDDIAVIEDAETLEDLDELVAALGDVLFGIETLDVPVVAAVNGLAYGGGCELVAAADLAVATPDATFALPEASIGAYPPYAAERVAETVGKKRFMELALTAQPIGAERAADWGLLNRVVPSAELESTVDELVAAMASTPAASIRTTKRVVAARAQAAGERERVRGGFAQVRADEECRAATERFLDGGSDGDPAGGDPEV; translated from the coding sequence ATGATAGCGTACGAACAGCACGACGCGGCCGCGTGGATCACCCTCGACCGACCCGGGAAGAAGAACGCCCTCCACCTCGACGGCTGGCGTGACCTGCGCGAGGCGCTCGAACGCGCGGAAGCCGAGGCGAGCGTGGCCGTACTGACGGGCGTCGCGGACGTCTTCAGCGCCGGCGACGACATCGCCGTCATCGAGGACGCCGAGACGCTCGAGGACCTGGACGAACTGGTCGCGGCCCTCGGCGACGTCCTCTTCGGCATCGAGACCCTCGACGTGCCGGTCGTGGCCGCCGTGAACGGTCTGGCCTACGGCGGTGGCTGCGAACTCGTCGCCGCGGCCGACCTCGCCGTGGCGACACCGGACGCCACCTTCGCCCTGCCGGAGGCGAGTATCGGGGCGTATCCGCCCTACGCGGCCGAGCGCGTGGCCGAGACCGTCGGGAAAAAGCGGTTCATGGAGCTCGCGTTGACCGCCCAGCCCATCGGCGCCGAGCGGGCCGCCGACTGGGGGCTGCTCAACCGAGTGGTGCCATCGGCGGAGCTCGAATCGACCGTCGACGAACTGGTCGCGGCGATGGCGTCCACGCCGGCGGCGTCCATCCGGACGACCAAACGGGTCGTCGCCGCCCGGGCACAGGCGGCCGGGGAACGAGAGCGCGTCAGGGGTGGCTTCGCGCAGGTTCGGGCCGACGAGGAGTGTCGCGCCGCGACAGAGCGGTTCCTCGACGGCGGGTCGGACGGGGACCCAGCCGGTGGTGACCCGGAGGTTTAA
- a CDS encoding uroporphyrinogen-III synthase, with the protein MSHSVAVFRPNDDRIEAAADLLESLGVEAVSDPMLAVEATGAVPRSDAEYVVFTSTTGVELAAEAGWSPGDQELVAIGPKTADTASDAGFAVDIVPEEYTSAGLVEAMTDHVDGARVEVARSDHGSQVLLDGLERAGAYQHETILYQLVRPPAAGISVERAVGGDLDAALFTSSLTVEHFVEAAEEQGVAAELTPAMVDVTVGCIGPPTRETAEAAGFDVDVVPDDATFDALARAVVDRLE; encoded by the coding sequence ATGAGCCACTCGGTCGCCGTCTTCCGTCCGAACGACGACCGCATCGAGGCGGCCGCCGACCTGCTCGAATCGCTCGGCGTCGAGGCCGTTTCTGACCCGATGCTCGCCGTCGAAGCGACCGGGGCCGTTCCACGGAGCGACGCCGAGTACGTCGTTTTCACGAGCACGACCGGCGTCGAACTCGCCGCGGAGGCGGGGTGGTCCCCGGGTGACCAGGAACTGGTCGCCATCGGGCCGAAGACCGCCGACACGGCCAGCGACGCGGGATTCGCGGTCGACATCGTCCCGGAGGAGTACACGTCGGCGGGGCTGGTCGAGGCGATGACAGACCACGTCGATGGTGCGCGTGTCGAGGTCGCCCGGAGCGACCACGGCAGTCAGGTGCTCCTGGATGGCCTCGAACGTGCAGGCGCCTACCAGCACGAGACCATCCTCTACCAACTCGTCAGACCGCCAGCGGCCGGTATCTCGGTCGAACGCGCGGTCGGCGGGGACCTCGACGCCGCGCTGTTCACCTCCTCGCTCACCGTCGAGCACTTCGTCGAGGCTGCCGAGGAGCAGGGCGTCGCGGCGGAGCTCACCCCTGCGATGGTGGACGTAACGGTCGGATGCATCGGCCCGCCCACCCGCGAGACGGCCGAAGCGGCGGGGTTCGACGTGGACGTCGTCCCCGACGACGCGACCTTCGACGCGCTCGCGCGAGCGGTCGTCGACCGGCTCGAGTGA
- the hemC gene encoding hydroxymethylbilane synthase, whose product MSTPESIAVATRGSDLALRQSRTIVERLEDHRIEATLVEVETTGDRIDDALIQDLGKTGAFVRALDERVLDGEVDVAVHSMKDLPTEQPDGLVVAAVPRRATPLDVVVTPDGDRLTALPRGATVGTSSLRRKAQILARRPDLDVEPLRGNVDTRVQKLLAPRLQAEHERRLEAQKAEQSAKARDRKRTDDEDVNYDGPTFERAVEEWFEDLSELERQSMERTVETEYDAIVLARAGLERSGLAGELTMVDLPRRNHVPSAGQGALAITARADSAIADRLFDLLDHPHSRVAVTTERIILEQLGGGCVAPVGIHAHIKGDAVETRVQVLSQDGQREIAESRDLDIENYAEAARTFAADLADRGASDLIEEAARE is encoded by the coding sequence ATGAGTACGCCCGAGTCCATCGCGGTCGCCACGAGAGGGTCCGACCTGGCGCTGCGACAGAGCCGGACCATCGTAGAGCGCCTCGAGGACCACCGGATCGAGGCGACGCTGGTCGAAGTGGAGACGACGGGAGACCGGATCGACGACGCCCTCATCCAGGACCTGGGCAAGACGGGAGCGTTCGTCCGCGCCCTCGACGAACGAGTCCTCGACGGCGAGGTCGACGTCGCCGTGCACTCGATGAAAGACCTCCCGACGGAACAGCCAGACGGTCTCGTCGTCGCGGCGGTGCCGCGACGGGCCACCCCCCTCGACGTCGTCGTGACGCCCGACGGGGACCGTCTCACGGCGCTCCCCCGGGGTGCGACCGTCGGGACCTCGAGCCTCCGCAGGAAAGCACAGATCCTCGCCCGTCGGCCGGACCTCGACGTGGAACCGCTTCGGGGCAACGTCGACACGCGGGTACAGAAACTCCTCGCCCCACGGCTCCAGGCCGAGCACGAACGGCGGCTCGAGGCACAGAAGGCCGAGCAGAGCGCCAAGGCGCGCGACCGGAAACGCACCGACGACGAGGACGTCAACTACGACGGGCCGACCTTCGAGCGCGCCGTCGAGGAGTGGTTCGAGGACCTGAGCGAGCTCGAGCGGCAGTCGATGGAGCGGACCGTCGAGACCGAGTACGACGCCATCGTCCTCGCGCGTGCGGGACTGGAGCGCAGTGGGCTCGCCGGAGAGCTAACGATGGTCGACTTGCCCCGGCGCAACCACGTCCCCTCCGCGGGCCAGGGTGCACTCGCAATCACCGCCCGCGCCGACAGCGCTATCGCCGACCGACTGTTCGACCTGCTCGACCATCCGCACTCGCGGGTGGCGGTCACCACCGAACGGATCATCCTCGAGCAACTCGGCGGTGGCTGTGTCGCACCGGTCGGCATCCACGCCCACATCAAGGGTGACGCCGTGGAGACCCGTGTGCAGGTGCTAAGCCAGGACGGCCAGCGAGAGATCGCCGAGTCGCGCGACCTCGATATCGAGAACTACGCCGAAGCGGCCCGGACGTTCGCCGCCGACCTGGCGGACCGTGGGGCGAGCGACCTCATCGAGGAGGCGGCCCGGGAATGA